In one Photobacterium swingsii genomic region, the following are encoded:
- a CDS encoding SpoIIAA family protein yields the protein MSVVHGLAMDIERKDDSFFIELKATGTLTHADYEKIVPILDEALAEVEKPIVDAYFDGTEFEGWELQAAWDDLRLGLKHGKKFHRIAIYGNQHWQEIMAKVGGWFVAGEVRYFDDPLDALAWLRGAT from the coding sequence ATGTCGGTTGTTCACGGTTTAGCAATGGATATCGAACGTAAAGATGATTCTTTTTTTATTGAGTTAAAAGCCACAGGCACGCTGACTCATGCCGATTATGAAAAAATAGTCCCTATTTTGGATGAAGCCTTGGCTGAAGTGGAAAAGCCAATCGTCGACGCCTATTTTGACGGGACTGAATTTGAAGGTTGGGAGCTCCAAGCCGCATGGGATGATTTACGGTTGGGGCTGAAACACGGTAAGAAATTTCATCGTATTGCTATTTACGGCAATCAGCATTGGCAAGAGATCATGGCGAAAGTGGGGGGCTGGTTTGTGGCTGGGGAGGTTCGCTATTTTGATGATCCGCTTGATGCATTGGCGTGGTTACGAGGTGCGACATAG
- a CDS encoding 6-carboxytetrahydropterin synthase, with product MKLFVKDLTVIDASYLCATRGMVGESWILDVVMSGELNEMSMVLDFSRVKKQIKQLVDEYVDHRLLVPMRDPSVHLATTKEGYSTLDMLRGEKGIHLHCPDEAYCLVDTETITVETVTEHVYQVLKDELPANVQGLEITLRHENIDGAFYHYTHGLKKHDGNCQRIAHGHRSPVELLVNGKRDAERELQWAQRWQDIYLGSIEDQISVDALALSQHAQTVTDDTHFGFRYTAPQGEFELAIARSETEILDTDTTVELLAGYIAQHVKATLNEDDTLDVVAYEGVGKGAMASL from the coding sequence TTGAAGCTATTCGTTAAAGATCTTACCGTTATCGATGCCTCGTACCTCTGCGCAACGCGCGGTATGGTAGGGGAAAGCTGGATTCTGGATGTGGTGATGTCTGGTGAGCTAAATGAAATGAGCATGGTGTTAGATTTCAGCCGTGTGAAAAAGCAAATCAAACAGTTGGTTGATGAGTATGTTGATCATCGCCTGTTAGTGCCAATGCGTGATCCTTCTGTTCACCTTGCGACAACGAAAGAAGGTTACTCAACGCTTGATATGTTACGTGGCGAAAAGGGTATCCATTTACATTGTCCAGATGAAGCCTACTGCTTGGTAGATACAGAAACCATCACAGTAGAAACCGTGACAGAGCATGTTTATCAAGTGCTAAAAGATGAGTTGCCTGCTAACGTGCAAGGGCTAGAAATTACTTTGCGCCATGAAAATATTGACGGTGCTTTCTATCACTATACGCATGGTTTGAAAAAGCATGATGGTAACTGCCAACGTATTGCGCACGGTCACCGTTCTCCTGTTGAGCTATTGGTGAATGGCAAGCGTGATGCTGAGCGTGAACTGCAATGGGCTCAGCGCTGGCAAGATATCTACCTAGGGTCAATCGAAGATCAGATCAGTGTAGATGCACTTGCGTTAAGTCAGCATGCTCAGACAGTCACCGATGATACCCATTTTGGCTTCCGTTACACAGCTCCACAAGGTGAGTTTGAATTGGCGATTGCTCGCAGTGAAACAGAAATCCTCGATACAGACACAACCGTAGAATTACTTGCAGGCTATATAGCACAGCACGTGAAAGCGACCTTGAACGAGGATGATACTCTGGATGTCGTGGCTTACGAAGGTGTCGGTAAAGGCGCTATGGCTTCATTGTAA
- a CDS encoding dienelactone hydrolase family protein: MMNAQDKHKNQTVDSQPLQPIPQEAFDWYDEYAHGLIDRREFLARLSGLAIVGMNLTLLTKALLPDYAHAEQVSFNDPEIVASYATFDSPKGHGEGRGYLVMPNPLPDSAPVVLVIHENRGLNPYIKDVARRAAKRGFIAFAPDALYPLGGYPGNDDKGREMQKSLDKAKIEQDFIAAAQYLKEHANSNGKLGAVGFCFGGYVVNMLAATLADDLNAGVPFYGTPPEKTLRQQIKAPLQFHFASLDKRVNATWPDYEADLKAIKAQYHAYLYQNVNHGFHNDSTARYAEPDAERAWQRTMDFFHKHLAAS, from the coding sequence ATGATGAACGCACAAGATAAACACAAAAATCAAACAGTCGACTCGCAGCCGCTTCAGCCTATCCCGCAGGAAGCATTCGATTGGTACGATGAATATGCCCATGGTTTGATCGATCGTCGGGAGTTTCTGGCACGGCTGTCAGGTTTAGCCATAGTAGGGATGAACCTGACCTTACTCACGAAGGCATTACTCCCTGACTATGCGCATGCCGAGCAAGTCTCGTTTAATGACCCAGAGATTGTAGCCAGTTATGCAACCTTCGACTCGCCTAAGGGTCACGGCGAAGGGCGTGGCTACCTTGTTATGCCAAACCCGTTACCTGACAGTGCACCTGTGGTGCTAGTGATACATGAAAACCGAGGCCTAAACCCTTATATCAAAGACGTTGCTCGACGCGCAGCAAAGCGTGGCTTTATTGCGTTTGCCCCCGATGCGTTATATCCATTAGGTGGTTACCCAGGCAATGATGATAAAGGTAGAGAGATGCAAAAAAGCCTCGATAAGGCCAAGATCGAGCAAGACTTTATCGCTGCAGCTCAATATCTCAAAGAACATGCAAACAGCAATGGGAAATTAGGTGCTGTCGGCTTTTGCTTTGGGGGCTATGTGGTCAATATGCTTGCAGCAACATTGGCCGATGATTTGAATGCGGGAGTGCCTTTTTATGGCACGCCACCAGAGAAAACGCTGCGTCAGCAAATTAAAGCGCCACTGCAATTTCACTTTGCCAGCTTAGATAAACGTGTGAATGCAACGTGGCCAGACTACGAAGCCGATCTTAAAGCTATCAAGGCGCAGTATCATGCCTATCTATACCAAAATGTGAACCATGGTTTTCACAATGATTCCACAGCACGATACGCCGAACCAGACGCTGAGCGTGCATGGCAACGAACCATGGATTTCTTTCATAAGCACCTCGCAGCCAGTTAA
- a CDS encoding MipA/OmpV family protein, whose translation MIKTVSLWPCTLSAIFVFSANVNAQERFKDFTFVGAGAAVEESVFANDGAKPGAALYLFHHSQYGFIDGSLANFAITPWFGLSGNIRLSQVSNDFTDLPDGIADRDSSGELGVTLGTLGARLTFLHDVTDKHNGYELQLHLGRAFDTPIDDLVLSPYFEINYRDRKLSEHLYSISPEESNASGLTQFDAKASWVYKTGVIGLYDFSEKFLGISKLELEHHASNSPLVQNNLGWKWSLGAAYKF comes from the coding sequence ATGATTAAAACGGTTTCATTATGGCCTTGCACACTTTCCGCAATCTTCGTCTTTTCAGCCAACGTCAATGCGCAGGAGAGGTTTAAAGACTTTACCTTTGTTGGTGCCGGTGCTGCTGTTGAAGAGTCTGTATTTGCCAATGATGGCGCGAAACCCGGTGCAGCTCTGTATCTTTTCCATCACAGTCAATATGGATTCATTGATGGCAGCCTGGCTAATTTTGCCATCACCCCTTGGTTTGGCCTTTCAGGGAATATCCGCCTTTCTCAGGTCTCTAATGATTTTACTGACTTACCCGATGGCATCGCTGATCGTGACAGTAGTGGTGAATTAGGCGTAACACTTGGTACTTTAGGCGCACGCCTGACCTTTCTCCATGATGTAACCGACAAACATAATGGCTATGAACTCCAACTACATTTAGGACGAGCTTTCGATACCCCCATCGATGACTTGGTATTATCGCCCTACTTTGAAATCAATTATCGAGATCGAAAACTTTCAGAGCACCTCTACAGTATCTCACCAGAAGAATCGAATGCATCAGGGCTAACCCAGTTTGATGCCAAGGCATCTTGGGTCTACAAAACGGGGGTCATAGGGTTATATGACTTTTCTGAAAAATTCTTAGGGATCTCTAAGCTAGAACTTGAACACCATGCCAGCAATAGCCCGTTAGTACAAAACAATCTTGGCTGGAAATGGAGTTTGGGAGCGGCATACAAATTTTAA
- the cspE gene encoding transcription antiterminator/RNA stability regulator CspE gives MSTGIVKWFNEEKGFGFITQDNGGADVFVHFRAIASEGFKTLAEGQKVSFETEQGQKGLQAANVVKL, from the coding sequence ATGTCTACTGGCATCGTAAAATGGTTTAACGAAGAGAAAGGTTTCGGTTTCATCACTCAAGACAACGGCGGCGCTGACGTATTCGTTCACTTCCGTGCTATCGCTTCAGAGGGTTTCAAAACTCTTGCTGAAGGTCAAAAAGTTTCTTTCGAAACTGAGCAAGGCCAAAAAGGTCTTCAAGCTGCTAACGTAGTTAAGCTATAA
- a CDS encoding sensor histidine kinase has translation MSFKLRLLLLTSFWFALSAILIGSFITLQQTHTKQRTQQMLHRDLAAHMRDDNPLMEGTNYNPKALKSIFHTLMLLGPDFEIYFLDQQGNIRSHAAPEGKIIQTKVALKPIEQFLTQQAFPILGDDPRTPSQKKVFSVAPITEFGSVVGYLYVVIGSEQRSLLNAEFSVLPIAHILSLAMVLIFTFSMLTYWLVKRTLLTPIATMSQSLQAQTQNNFCLQASFTEQAPELRGIGQHFYQMSQRIQRQFLQLQLQEKTRRELLIQLSHDLKTPLSSVLGYLETWQLQQTAPNPLITTAHRNAQKLATQLEQQLKLARSQRSQPEPHFETIALEPIIQESIESLNIIANRKAILIQFVMQEEAQILGDKQLLQRLFANLLENALRHAPSNSDIKIMATNSKRGVHVSVQNHIDPHAPTGDLGVGTKIIQSILALHHSKLSTQESSDHYSQSFLLPMKHHTH, from the coding sequence ATGAGCTTTAAACTCAGATTATTATTACTCACCAGTTTTTGGTTTGCCTTATCAGCGATATTGATTGGTTCGTTCATCACATTACAACAAACTCACACCAAGCAACGTACTCAACAAATGCTACATCGCGACCTTGCAGCTCATATGCGTGACGATAACCCGTTAATGGAAGGGACAAACTACAACCCCAAAGCACTTAAATCCATTTTCCATACGCTCATGTTGCTAGGACCAGACTTTGAAATTTACTTTCTTGATCAGCAAGGAAACATTCGTAGTCATGCGGCCCCCGAAGGCAAAATTATCCAAACCAAGGTTGCGCTAAAACCGATTGAGCAATTTCTCACTCAGCAAGCCTTCCCTATTTTAGGCGATGACCCACGCACCCCTTCGCAAAAGAAAGTCTTTTCTGTTGCGCCTATAACGGAGTTTGGTTCCGTCGTAGGCTATCTGTATGTGGTGATTGGCAGTGAACAACGCAGTTTATTAAATGCTGAATTCAGTGTGTTACCTATCGCCCATATACTCAGTCTTGCTATGGTACTTATTTTTACCTTTAGCATGCTGACCTATTGGCTTGTTAAACGCACTCTACTCACGCCTATCGCTACTATGAGTCAAAGCTTGCAAGCACAGACACAAAACAACTTTTGTTTACAAGCCAGTTTTACCGAGCAAGCACCTGAACTAAGGGGTATTGGCCAACACTTCTATCAGATGTCGCAGCGGATACAGCGCCAATTTTTACAACTTCAGCTGCAAGAAAAGACCCGCAGAGAACTACTGATCCAGCTAAGCCATGATCTAAAAACACCGCTCTCTAGCGTATTGGGCTATCTCGAAACTTGGCAACTTCAACAAACCGCCCCCAATCCTTTAATCACAACCGCCCATCGCAACGCCCAAAAATTAGCGACACAACTGGAACAGCAGCTCAAACTCGCTCGCAGCCAAAGGTCACAACCAGAGCCACACTTTGAAACCATAGCACTAGAACCGATCATTCAAGAGAGCATCGAAAGCTTGAATATCATTGCTAACCGCAAAGCAATTCTTATTCAATTCGTTATGCAAGAGGAGGCTCAAATTCTAGGTGATAAGCAACTGCTACAGCGGCTGTTTGCAAATTTACTTGAAAATGCACTTCGCCATGCCCCCTCAAACAGCGACATTAAAATTATGGCAACTAACAGTAAACGAGGGGTGCATGTTTCAGTACAAAATCATATCGATCCACACGCCCCAACAGGAGACTTAGGGGTTGGGACTAAAATCATCCAGTCCATCTTGGCGTTGCATCACAGCAAACTATCAACACAAGAATCATCGGACCACTATAGCCAAAGTTTTCTATTGCCGATGAAGCATCACACGCATTGA
- a CDS encoding response regulator transcription factor — protein MTAIKNTSNTATDNTVLHSDASKPRSKGIAPSTVERGQILIVEDDNDLAELVAIHLSLQGHHTRRAASLAQAQLHLAHHHYDLVILDRGLDDGDGITLCQSLRNKQNWLPILMLTARDSEIDKVAGLEAGADDYLTKPFSVLEFQARVRTILRRRTHDQMNPEQAGNQNQAAATLALGGLVINPELHHVEINHHAVQLTATEFTLLYFLAQKPGRVYSKEELLQQVWQTDFSGYQHTVCSTVNRLRTKLEHANPNHPFIHTVWGVGYKFDAA, from the coding sequence ATGACAGCGATAAAAAATACGTCAAACACAGCAACTGACAATACAGTTTTGCACTCAGACGCAAGCAAACCAAGATCGAAAGGCATTGCCCCTAGCACTGTCGAGCGAGGACAAATATTGATAGTTGAAGACGATAACGATCTCGCCGAATTAGTCGCCATTCACTTGTCATTACAAGGCCATCATACTCGCCGTGCAGCCTCCCTTGCGCAGGCGCAGCTTCACCTTGCTCATCATCACTATGATTTGGTTATTTTAGATCGCGGGCTCGATGACGGCGATGGTATCACCCTCTGCCAATCGCTTAGAAATAAACAAAACTGGCTACCAATCTTAATGCTCACAGCCCGTGATAGTGAAATAGATAAAGTCGCTGGCTTAGAAGCTGGTGCTGATGACTACTTAACAAAACCTTTTAGCGTGCTTGAGTTTCAAGCCAGGGTACGGACGATTTTACGCCGTCGGACACATGATCAAATGAACCCCGAGCAAGCAGGAAATCAGAATCAAGCGGCAGCTACACTCGCATTAGGTGGATTGGTGATCAATCCAGAATTACACCATGTTGAAATCAATCACCATGCGGTTCAACTCACCGCAACCGAATTTACTTTGCTCTATTTTTTAGCACAGAAGCCTGGACGCGTGTATAGCAAAGAGGAATTACTTCAGCAGGTATGGCAAACCGACTTTTCAGGCTATCAGCACACAGTTTGTAGCACAGTAAACCGCTTACGAACCAAACTTGAACACGCAAATCCTAATCATCCCTTTATTCATACCGTTTGGGGTGTGGGATATAAATTTGATGCCGCTTGA
- a CDS encoding spondin domain-containing protein codes for MNTRMLLLAASVGFLAGCPDDDTHSNNDSPPASPPVQTEAKQFEVTVTNLTVSQPLSPLAILAHSSSYQLFQVGQPASLALEKVAESGDNTDLLAEKDNNDNVTMSYSGAGVILPGSADSLTFEIAGDSASQLSIASMLVNTNDGFVGETGIDLSRIAVGESYTMNMPVWDAGTEANSETSASIPGPAAGGEGFNTARDDDDKVSFHPGVVSLDDGLTTSALTASHRFLNPGARLSITRIK; via the coding sequence ATGAATACGCGCATGCTTTTACTTGCTGCAAGTGTTGGGTTTCTCGCTGGGTGTCCTGACGATGACACACACTCAAATAACGATTCACCACCAGCATCGCCTCCTGTCCAAACTGAAGCAAAACAATTTGAAGTAACGGTAACCAATTTAACCGTGAGCCAACCATTATCACCGCTAGCCATCTTAGCTCACAGCAGTAGCTACCAATTATTTCAAGTCGGGCAGCCCGCCTCTCTCGCATTAGAGAAAGTCGCAGAAAGTGGTGATAACACCGATTTGTTAGCTGAAAAAGACAATAACGATAACGTCACTATGAGCTATTCTGGCGCAGGCGTAATTTTACCAGGTAGTGCAGATTCACTGACATTTGAGATTGCGGGCGATAGTGCCAGTCAACTGTCCATAGCCAGTATGCTGGTCAATACCAATGATGGCTTTGTCGGCGAAACCGGCATCGACCTAAGTCGCATCGCTGTCGGGGAAAGCTACACCATGAATATGCCAGTCTGGGATGCAGGTACTGAAGCCAATAGTGAAACCAGCGCATCTATTCCTGGACCAGCTGCAGGGGGGGAAGGCTTTAATACCGCTAGAGATGACGACGACAAAGTGAGCTTTCATCCCGGTGTTGTGAGCCTTGATGATGGACTGACAACCTCGGCACTCACTGCTAGCCATCGTTTTTTAAACCCAGGGGCTAGGTTGAGCATCACCCGTATCAAGTAA
- a CDS encoding spondin domain-containing protein produces MKKRLALLALTAALSTASMTAHAASIDVSITNATKGIYFTPLLIVAHSSDIHLFQAGSAASPEIKAMAEGGDISGLSSLAANAGAVVSENPASGILNPGVSATASLDTGAFDRLSLAAMLLPTNDGFVGLDSWKIPSQPGTYTIRINGYDAGTEANDELAASMPNPPFITFGSGGTGVESVISNDKVHIHPGNLGDSDATGGKSDLNSAMHRWLNPVAVVTVTVK; encoded by the coding sequence ATGAAAAAACGATTGGCACTTCTTGCACTCACCGCAGCACTGAGCACGGCATCGATGACAGCACATGCTGCCAGCATCGATGTATCTATCACCAATGCGACTAAAGGTATCTACTTCACGCCTTTGCTAATCGTTGCTCATAGTAGCGATATTCACCTTTTCCAAGCGGGTTCCGCCGCTTCGCCTGAAATCAAAGCCATGGCAGAAGGCGGGGACATTTCAGGTTTATCATCGCTCGCAGCAAATGCAGGCGCTGTGGTGTCTGAAAACCCTGCCAGCGGCATTCTTAATCCCGGCGTGTCTGCCACGGCAAGCCTAGATACTGGCGCATTTGATCGATTATCCCTCGCCGCAATGCTATTACCGACAAACGATGGCTTTGTTGGCCTAGACAGTTGGAAGATCCCCTCTCAACCAGGCACTTATACCATTCGAATTAATGGTTACGATGCAGGGACTGAAGCCAATGATGAGCTAGCAGCCAGCATGCCTAATCCTCCTTTCATCACCTTCGGGTCTGGCGGCACTGGGGTCGAATCAGTCATCAGTAACGACAAGGTTCACATTCATCCAGGTAACTTAGGGGACAGCGATGCCACAGGTGGAAAAAGTGACTTGAATAGCGCTATGCACCGTTGGTTAAACCCTGTTGCTGTTGTCACTGTAACCGTCAAATAA
- a CDS encoding LysR family transcriptional regulator, whose amino-acid sequence MLMTPERLQYLVLVAETGSFSAAGRQLGISASAVSQVIQNMEIDLNLKVFNRVSGQAPTLTDVGKSMYLQALEIIPRLQAIEKKALSFQSGIEDKITIAVHGFTMYPKQREGITALLKAFPHLSINLVDIEDHTSAALGQPQSPDIVIAPVQLRQSHGVESYILDQIKWKFVAAPTHPLAQVRGQLSVQDLLQYHQILPAVSDFAEEALIESLRFSSNTISCSRFYQYRELLISEAGFGLYPEQLDPHLFEKGILQTLDVDFSEIDMTWDIEMKWTNALGPAGTWFIEHMMP is encoded by the coding sequence ATGCTCATGACACCAGAACGGTTGCAATATTTAGTACTTGTAGCTGAAACGGGTTCATTTTCAGCGGCAGGTCGGCAATTAGGGATCAGTGCTTCTGCCGTGAGCCAGGTTATCCAAAACATGGAGATCGATCTTAACCTCAAGGTATTCAATCGCGTATCGGGACAAGCACCAACATTGACCGATGTGGGCAAGTCCATGTACTTGCAAGCACTAGAGATTATCCCACGTTTGCAAGCCATCGAAAAAAAGGCGCTCTCTTTCCAAAGTGGTATTGAAGACAAAATTACGATCGCAGTCCATGGTTTCACCATGTATCCCAAACAACGAGAAGGGATCACGGCCCTACTCAAAGCCTTTCCGCATTTAAGTATCAACTTGGTTGATATTGAAGATCACACCTCAGCCGCGTTGGGGCAGCCACAATCACCAGATATTGTGATTGCCCCCGTACAGCTAAGGCAAAGCCATGGCGTGGAAAGCTACATCCTAGACCAAATCAAATGGAAATTCGTTGCCGCGCCGACACACCCACTCGCACAAGTTCGCGGGCAGTTATCTGTGCAAGATTTATTGCAATACCACCAAATTCTGCCGGCGGTTTCCGATTTTGCAGAAGAGGCACTCATTGAGTCGCTGCGCTTTAGCTCTAATACCATTAGCTGTTCCCGTTTTTATCAATACCGTGAACTACTCATTTCAGAAGCAGGGTTCGGTCTCTACCCCGAGCAGCTTGATCCGCACTTGTTTGAAAAAGGTATTTTGCAAACACTCGATGTCGACTTTAGTGAAATCGATATGACTTGGGATATCGAAATGAAGTGGACCAATGCGTTAGGCCCTGCAGGAACTTGGTTTATAGAACACATGATGCCATAA
- the cspE gene encoding transcription antiterminator/RNA stability regulator CspE, with translation MSAKSTGLVKWFNEEKGFGFITQDNGGADVFVHFRAIASEGFKTLAEGQKVSFEVEQGQKGLQAANVVAL, from the coding sequence ATGTCTGCTAAATCTACTGGTCTAGTAAAATGGTTTAACGAAGAGAAAGGTTTTGGTTTCATTACTCAAGACAACGGCGGTGCTGACGTATTCGTTCACTTCCGTGCAATCGCTTCTGAAGGTTTCAAAACTCTTGCTGAAGGCCAAAAAGTGTCTTTTGAAGTAGAGCAAGGCCAAAAAGGTCTTCAAGCTGCAAACGTTGTTGCACTATAA
- a CDS encoding Lon protease family protein produces MPIQPLGSEKLYRGSALNGLDEECKSTKNLTPLDEIVGQERAQKAVEFAMSIKEKGYNIYAIGRNGLGKRTMVLRYLNRHEPNGNAVPLYDWCYVANFDDTRIPKVLKLPAGTGITFKKEIEKLMTRLVKALPLAFDNEMYYSRAETLKSQLAKKQESALLTLTSKAQTQSVSLSLTPQGEYQLVALNGEEPHTEESFAALSEAEQQRFEQAIDSLEVELRGIVRKLTEWEETYSDKLQKLDEEIALEVIAHVIKALKDKYKHLSEVKQYLSAMQADMLDNLDIFLGESEEQVALAYAALEKKMPRRYQVNVLVNQDDHKFPVVVEESPSYHSIFGYVENATYKGTVFTDFSLIRSGSLHRANGGVLMMDAVKVLERPYVWDGLKRALRAKTLNLSSLEREVTLSGAISLDPEPIPLDVKIILFGDYETYRLLQHYDPEFSELFRVTADFEDEMLRTDESEQQYARFISSIVNDNNMLHCDRKAIARIIEYSSRQADDQNKLSLHSADIANLLRETNYVAKSSNATMIRANHVEQALQNQEMRVSRLKDHVMQSFVNGTTLMSTQGDKVGQINALSVISTSDYQFGAPNRITATTAYGEGQVFDIERSVELGGNIHSKGVMILSAYLASVFGKTAKIPLTTHLTFEQSYGGVDGDSASMAELCAIVSAFSLQPLRQDIAITGSMNQFGEAQPIGGVNEKIEGFYDVCVIQGRATGQGVIIPQSNAHNLMLRKDIVEAVEKGEFNIWAISHVTEALELLTGKPADEQDGENGYSSHSLFGLAQAKLNALRR; encoded by the coding sequence ATGCCAATTCAACCTCTAGGCAGTGAAAAGCTGTATCGTGGTTCGGCACTCAACGGACTGGACGAGGAATGTAAATCGACGAAAAATCTGACACCGCTGGATGAAATTGTGGGTCAAGAACGCGCCCAAAAAGCGGTCGAATTTGCGATGTCGATTAAAGAAAAAGGCTATAACATTTATGCGATAGGGCGTAATGGCTTAGGTAAGCGTACTATGGTACTGCGTTACCTGAATCGTCATGAGCCTAATGGCAATGCTGTGCCTTTGTATGATTGGTGCTATGTCGCTAATTTTGATGATACCCGTATTCCTAAGGTGCTGAAGTTGCCAGCAGGTACAGGTATTACCTTTAAAAAAGAAATAGAAAAGCTGATGACGCGTCTGGTTAAAGCATTGCCGTTGGCATTCGATAACGAGATGTACTATTCACGCGCTGAAACGCTTAAATCGCAGCTTGCGAAGAAGCAAGAAAGTGCTCTGCTGACGTTGACAAGCAAAGCGCAAACCCAGAGTGTGAGCCTGAGCTTAACCCCGCAAGGCGAATACCAACTGGTTGCCTTGAATGGCGAAGAGCCACATACCGAGGAAAGCTTCGCTGCACTCAGTGAAGCTGAACAACAGCGGTTTGAGCAAGCGATTGACAGTTTAGAAGTTGAATTGCGTGGTATCGTGCGTAAGTTAACCGAGTGGGAAGAGACCTACTCCGATAAGCTGCAAAAGCTTGACGAAGAAATTGCATTAGAAGTGATTGCGCATGTGATCAAGGCGCTAAAAGATAAGTACAAACATTTATCAGAAGTAAAGCAGTACTTATCGGCGATGCAGGCTGACATGCTTGATAATTTGGATATTTTCTTGGGTGAAAGCGAAGAGCAGGTCGCACTGGCCTATGCCGCGCTTGAAAAGAAAATGCCGCGTCGCTACCAAGTTAATGTGCTGGTGAATCAAGACGATCACAAGTTTCCTGTCGTGGTAGAAGAAAGCCCGAGTTATCACAGTATTTTTGGCTATGTTGAAAATGCCACTTATAAAGGCACTGTATTTACTGACTTTTCGCTGATCCGTTCAGGGAGTCTACACCGTGCTAACGGTGGCGTCTTGATGATGGATGCGGTAAAAGTGCTTGAACGCCCTTATGTATGGGATGGCTTGAAACGTGCTCTACGCGCTAAAACCTTAAACTTGAGTTCATTAGAGCGTGAAGTAACACTATCGGGGGCGATTTCACTTGATCCTGAGCCGATCCCACTCGATGTGAAAATTATTTTATTTGGTGACTACGAAACTTATCGTTTGCTGCAGCACTATGATCCAGAGTTTAGCGAACTGTTCCGTGTGACTGCTGATTTCGAAGATGAAATGTTGCGTACCGATGAGTCGGAACAACAGTATGCCCGCTTTATTTCCAGCATAGTGAATGATAACAATATGCTGCACTGCGACCGTAAAGCGATTGCACGTATTATTGAATACAGCTCACGCCAAGCTGATGATCAGAATAAGCTATCACTCCATTCTGCGGATATCGCCAATTTGCTGCGTGAAACCAATTACGTTGCCAAATCATCGAATGCCACCATGATCCGTGCTAATCACGTAGAACAAGCACTGCAAAATCAAGAGATGCGCGTCAGTCGTTTGAAAGATCATGTGATGCAAAGCTTTGTGAATGGCACCACTTTGATGAGCACTCAAGGTGATAAAGTCGGCCAAATCAATGCATTGTCAGTAATATCAACCTCAGACTATCAATTTGGTGCGCCAAACCGTATTACGGCGACAACGGCGTATGGTGAAGGGCAAGTTTTTGATATTGAGCGTAGCGTTGAGCTTGGCGGAAATATTCACTCAAAAGGGGTGATGATCCTATCGGCTTATTTAGCTTCTGTGTTTGGTAAAACAGCGAAAATACCGCTTACGACTCACCTAACGTTCGAGCAATCTTACGGTGGTGTCGATGGTGATAGCGCCTCTATGGCCGAGTTATGCGCCATAGTGTCGGCATTTTCCCTGCAGCCATTACGGCAAGATATTGCGATCACAGGTTCAATGAACCAATTTGGTGAAGCGCAGCCAATTGGTGGTGTGAACGAAAAAATCGAAGGATTTTATGATGTTTGTGTTATTCAAGGACGTGCTACTGGCCAAGGTGTGATCATCCCTCAATCAAATGCGCATAACTTGATGTTACGAAAAGACATAGTGGAAGCGGTTGAAAAAGGGGAATTTAATATTTGGGCTATTAGTCATGTTACCGAGGCATTAGAACTGTTAACAGGCAAGCCAGCTGATGAGCAAGATGGTGAGAATGGGTATTCCAGCCACAGTCTGTTTGGCTTGGCACAAGCGAAACTGAATGCGCTGCGCCGCTAA